A genomic stretch from Microbacterium proteolyticum includes:
- a CDS encoding glutamate--cysteine ligase gives MRLPFAASTRSSVGLEWELMLADRATGDLVPRAPEILEHLEDKTALERFTITGELLTNTVEVTSGVGHTVAEAVDDIGDAICALREETEPRGLELLCAGSHPFAQWYDQEVTDKTRYHSLIERTQWWGRNMMIWGIHVHVGVDDVEKVIPIVNALTVFLPHLQALSASSPFWAGERTGYTSNRALVFQQLPTAGLPWQLGSWTDFENYLDDMVRTGVMADATEVRWDIRPAPKWGTVEIRACDGMSTLPELAAVASLAQTLVEHFSRLIDEGRELPGIPPWYARENKWRAARYGLDARVIVDREGTQRPVIEHLRETMEELADVALELKCAREFASLETILATGGSSARQVAVADAAGGDLRAVVQHLIREFRGGPTLREHLAALRV, from the coding sequence GACCTCGTCCCCCGCGCACCCGAGATCCTCGAGCACCTCGAAGACAAGACGGCGCTCGAGCGCTTCACCATCACCGGCGAGCTGCTCACCAACACCGTCGAGGTCACGAGCGGGGTCGGGCATACCGTCGCCGAGGCCGTCGACGACATCGGCGATGCGATCTGCGCGCTGCGGGAGGAGACCGAGCCCCGCGGGCTCGAGCTTCTCTGCGCCGGCAGCCACCCGTTCGCGCAGTGGTACGACCAGGAGGTCACGGACAAGACGCGGTACCACTCGCTCATCGAACGCACCCAGTGGTGGGGCCGCAACATGATGATCTGGGGCATCCATGTGCATGTCGGCGTCGACGACGTCGAGAAGGTCATTCCCATCGTCAACGCCCTCACGGTGTTCCTCCCCCACCTGCAGGCCCTGTCGGCATCCAGTCCGTTCTGGGCGGGCGAGCGCACCGGCTACACCTCGAACCGCGCGCTGGTCTTCCAGCAGCTGCCGACGGCGGGTCTGCCGTGGCAGCTCGGCTCTTGGACCGACTTCGAGAACTACCTCGACGACATGGTGCGCACGGGGGTGATGGCGGATGCCACCGAGGTGCGCTGGGACATCCGTCCGGCGCCGAAGTGGGGCACGGTCGAGATCCGCGCGTGCGACGGCATGTCGACGCTGCCCGAGCTCGCGGCCGTCGCCTCCCTCGCGCAGACGCTCGTCGAGCACTTCTCACGCCTCATCGACGAGGGGCGCGAGCTCCCCGGCATCCCTCCGTGGTACGCCCGGGAGAACAAGTGGCGCGCCGCCCGATATGGACTGGACGCCCGGGTCATCGTCGACCGCGAGGGCACGCAACGCCCGGTGATCGAGCATCTCCGAGAGACGATGGAGGAGCTGGCCGACGTGGCGCTGGAGCTGAAGTGCGCGCGGGAGTTCGCGAGCCTCGAGACCATCCTCGCCACCGGCGGCAGCTCCGCCCGTCAAGTGGCGGTGGCCGACGCCGCCGGCGGCGATCTGCGCGCGGTCGTGCAGCACCTCATCCGCGAATTCCGCGGGGGCCCGACCTTGCGCGAGCACCTGGCCGCGCTGCGCGTCTGA
- a CDS encoding SGNH/GDSL hydrolase family protein, whose product MISRHRASSVSLTVLAASAVALLSGCAADPVAPATAPTPTFAAPMLAASAPSAPPVSSSATERVVTLGDSLMSGFGLSPRDAWPLLLAERAHISLTNLACPGMGFVVQGDCGTPYAGLVPAIAALQPDVLIVQSSSNDFWEDPDEIRYSTADTVDSLHAAAPGARIVALSTIWNDDPQVPDDTAVTSEALRDAVQAIGGTYIDLRQPLAGHPEWMQDDDVHPTARGQRAIEQTVMSALQEAGVLP is encoded by the coding sequence ATGATCTCCCGACACCGCGCATCGTCGGTATCGCTGACGGTGCTCGCGGCCTCGGCCGTGGCACTGCTCTCCGGCTGCGCGGCGGATCCCGTCGCGCCCGCAACGGCCCCGACCCCGACGTTCGCTGCGCCGATGCTCGCGGCATCCGCCCCGTCCGCTCCGCCGGTGAGCTCCTCGGCGACCGAGCGCGTGGTCACCCTCGGCGACTCGCTCATGTCGGGCTTCGGCCTCTCGCCACGCGACGCGTGGCCCCTCCTCCTCGCCGAGCGGGCGCACATCTCGCTGACCAACCTCGCGTGCCCCGGCATGGGGTTCGTGGTGCAGGGCGACTGCGGCACGCCGTATGCGGGCCTCGTGCCCGCGATCGCGGCGCTCCAGCCCGACGTCCTGATCGTGCAGTCCTCCAGCAACGACTTCTGGGAGGACCCCGACGAGATCCGGTACAGCACCGCGGACACCGTCGACAGCCTGCACGCTGCGGCACCCGGAGCGCGCATCGTCGCTCTCAGCACCATCTGGAACGACGACCCGCAGGTGCCCGACGACACCGCCGTGACCTCCGAGGCGCTGCGCGACGCCGTTCAGGCGATCGGCGGCACGTACATCGACCTCAGGCAGCCACTGGCGGGCCACCCCGAATGGATGCAGGACGACGACGTTCACCCGACAGCCCGCGGGCAGAGGGCCATCGAGCAGACGGTGATGAGCGCTCTGCAGGAAGCCGGAGTGTTGCCCTGA